One stretch of Suricata suricatta isolate VVHF042 chromosome 13, meerkat_22Aug2017_6uvM2_HiC, whole genome shotgun sequence DNA includes these proteins:
- the CKS2 gene encoding cyclin-dependent kinases regulatory subunit 2: MAFALTLEYLTQPVLRAATRRVTSSRAELGRGVLRLRGRDERKTSVSRHVMLPRELSKQVPKTHLMSEEEWRRLGVQQSLGWVHYMIHEPEPHILLFRRPLPKEQQK, encoded by the exons ATGGCGTTTGCACTCACCCTAGAATACTTGACACAACCC GTGCTGCGGGCGGCGACGCGCCGTGTGACGAGCAGCCGTGCGGAGCTGGGCCGGGGCGTCCTGCGGCTCCGGGGCCGCGACGAGCGCAAGACTTCCGTCTCCAG GCATGTCATGTTACCCAGAGAACTTTCCAAACAAGTACCGAAAACCCATCTGATGTCTGAAGAGGAGTGGAGGAGACTTGGTGTCCAACAGAGTCTAGGCTGGGTTCACTACATGATTCATGAGCCGG AACCACACATTCTTCTCTTTAGACGACCTCTTCCAAAAGAGCAACAAAAATGA